The following proteins are encoded in a genomic region of Hirundo rustica isolate bHirRus1 chromosome 15, bHirRus1.pri.v3, whole genome shotgun sequence:
- the UBN1 gene encoding ubinuclein-1 isoform X1 has product MTEPHRVSFTTLHGPLSSSFLKRSRKEDGEQPPEPEPAAAAVRITLTLFEPDHKRCPEFFYPDLLKSCRGKVKGGSSGDKKKDLADPFNDEERERHKVEALARKFEEKYGGKRRRKDRIQDLIDMGYGYDESDSFIDNSEAYDELVPASLTTKYGGFYINSGTLQFRQASESEDDYVKEKKKKCPKKRKLKDGGEKIKKKKKDDSYDKEKKSKKSKFPKAGFTALNASKEKKKKKYSGALSVKEMLKKFQKEKDAQKRKDEEQKAVTPSPADAAAPREAEAVADPLLSLFGHASDSDLLQAATAMDSLSELDLERLLSESPEGSPFPEAEDGSDPAGTAVEQEFKQPPSLPEGLPAPLEKRIKELAQAARAAEGEGKQRFFTQDINNIILDIELQTRELSSQVRSGVYAHLAAFFPCSKDTLLKRARRLYLYEQGGRLKEPLQKLKEAIGRAMPEQVARYQEECQAHTQAKFAKMLEEEKDKEQRVCSDDDEDEEKGGKRVTGPRKKFQWNDEIRELLCHLVKIKLDGYALDKNKAQSLEDYVKTFLEGEVKPLWPKGWMQARTLFKESRRVHGHLTSVLAKKKVIASTKVKVKDPSCKPDKKLAVSVSSLHSSSTLAMSSEPQGGALGISAQTRELLSLGTAQAASSTAAPATFKDDSLDEDLIHNPTSSLEAVSKELAVLNSRAAGSPDFTLPAAPKAPPEKIPTLASSEEKRTFPKPTPSPASSSGSLQSPLNFLAEQALALGQSSQDKKTENSNYKEHSCQASPGKILPDAHQAKQKHHSLVRPGHGAPASAPVPGSQVKVFHPGAQLQKTFTSPAPFVKLQNPKSSAPLPQRSLLQQVKSSTKAQSFHSSTAPSSTQNSGSSHKSQGLSSSSLSYAGKHSSGSGSSGQSYKSPFVAGSLSKHGASSSSSSSGAPANQGSSSGTLLPSVPAPSPGSASSRPASGASVKKPPVSQKLTLVAPPGGSNGDSSGGTQGVAKLLTSSLKPAVVSSTAASTSVPKGTSGAVLLTSSSSLSVLAPSYKSNNPKLPAALSSTPLGIISPLHSFPLHVISFSSDSSPKAGVSKDAIVTGPAPGTFHHGLGHSLLAGLHSSPHHAAPLPHSALSTHLPQSLPDASQLHGKGSNAQQRKL; this is encoded by the exons ATGACAGAGCCCCACAGGGTTTCGTTCACCACTCTGCACGGGCcactgagcagcagcttcctgaaGAGGTCTCGGAaggaggatggagagcagcccccGGAGCCCGagccggcggccgcggccgtGCGCATCACTCTGACCCTCTTCGAGCCGGACCACAAACGCTGCCCGGAGTTCTTCTACCCAGATCTCCTCAAGAGCTGTCGAGGGAAAGTAAAAGGGGGTTCTTCAGGTGACAAG aagaaagacCTGGCTGATCCCTTCAATgatgaggaaagggaaaggcatAAAGTGGAGGCTCTTGCTAGgaagtttgaagaaaaatat GGTGGCAAGAGGCGCAGGAAGGACCGGATTCAGGATTTGATTGATATGGGGTATGGCTATGACGAGTCCGACTCCTTCATCGACAACTCGGAAGCT TACGATGAGCTGGTTCCTGCCTCTCTCACGACGAAGTACGGAGGGTTTTACATCAACTCAGGAACGCTGCAGTTCCGGCAGGCCTCTGAGTCTGAGGATGACTATGtcaaagagaagaagaagaagtgtCCCAAG AAGCGGAAGTTGAAAGATGGgggtgaaaaaataaagaagaagaagaaggatgaTTCTTAcgacaaggaaaagaaatcaaagaagtCCAAGTTTCCAAAAGCTGG CTTCACAGCATTAAATGCAAgtaaggagaagaagaagaagaaatactCGGGAGCTCTCAGCGTCAAGGAGATGCTGAAGAAGTTTCAGAAGGAGAAGGATGCTCAGAAGAGAAAAGACGAAGAGCAGAAAGCCGTGACTCCTTCCCCAGCAGATGCTGCGGCCCCAAGGGAGGCAGAGGCCGTGGCCGACCCTCTGCTGTCCCTCTTCGGCCACGCCAGCGACAGTgacctgctgcaggcagccacagccatgGACTCCTTGAGCGAGCTGGACCTGGAGCGCCTGCTCAGCGAGTCCCCGGagggcagccccttccccgAGGCGGAGGACGGCAGCGACCCCGCGGGCACCGCCGTGGAGCAGGAGTTCAAGCAGCCGCCGTCGCTCCCCGAGGGGCTGCCGGCCCCCCTGGAGAAACGCATCAAGGAGCTGGCCCAG gctgccagagctgccgAGGGAGAAGGCAAGCAGAGATTCTTCACTCAGGACATCAACAACATCATACTGGA CATCGAGCTGCAGACGCGGGAGCTGAGCAGCCAGGTGCGCTCGGGGGTCTACGCTCACCTGGCCGCCTTCTTCCCCTGCAGCAAGGACACCCTGCTGAAGCGAGCCCGCAGGCTGTACCTCTACGAGCAG GGTGGCCGACTGAAGGAGCCTCTGCAGAAGCTGAAGGAAGCCATTGGAAGGgccatgccagagcaggtggCCCGGTACCAGGAGGAATGCCAAGCCCATACTCAGGCCAAGTTTGCCAA GatgctggaagaggaaaaagacaaagagcAGCGAGTTTGTTCCGATGATGATGAGGACgaagaaaagggagggaagcGCGTCACGGGCCCACGGAAGAAATTCCAGTGGAATGATGAAATCAG GGAGCTGCTTTGCCACTTGGTGAAGATTAAGTTGGATGGTTATGCCCTTGACAAGAATAAGGCTCAGTCTCTAGAGGATTATGTGAAGACCTTCCTAGAAGGAGAGGTGAAGCCCCTTTGGCCAAAAGGCTGGATGCAGGCCAG GACACTGTTTAAGGAGAGCAGGCGTGTACACGGACACCTCACATCAGTCCT GGCGAAGAAGAAGGTTATAGCTTCTACTAAGGTGAAAGTGAAG GACCCTTCCTGCAAGCCAGACAAGAAGCTGGCGGTGTCTGTCTCTTCCCTGCACTCAAGCAGCACCTTGGCGATGTCCTCAGAGCCGCAGGGAGGAGCCCTGGGCATCAGTGCCCAAACCAGGGAACTCTTGTCCCTTGGGacagcccaggctgccagcagcaccgcTGCTCCTGCCACCTTCAAGGATGACTCCTTGGACGAGGACTTGATTCACAACCCCACCTCCTCCCTGGAGGCAGTGTCCAAGGAACTGGCTGTGCTGAACAGCAGGGCGGCAGGGAGCCCTGACTTcactcttcctgcagctccaaaAGCTCCACCAGAGAAGATCCCAACTCTCGCATCCTCCGAGGAGAAGAGGACATTTCCAAAGCCCACCCCTTCCCCTGCATCCTCCTCTGGTTCCCTCCAGTCTCCTCTGAACTTCCTAGCTGAGCAGGCCCTGGCCTTGGGCCAGTCTTCTCAAGACAAGAAGACGGAGAACTCTAATTACAAAGAGCATTCCTGCCAAGCTTCCCCCGGCAAAATCCTTCCTGATGCCCACCAGGCTAAACAGAAGCACCACAGCCTGGTCAGGCCAGGCCACGGCGCCCCGGCCTCGGCGCCGGTGCCGGGCTCTCAGGTGAAGGTGTTCCACCCTGGTGCTCAGCTCCAGAAAACCTtcacctccccagctccctttgTCAAACTGCAGAATCCCAAGTCCTCCGCTCCTCTGCCCCAGCgctccctcctccagcaggtCAAGTCCTCAACCAAAGCTCAGAGCTTCCATTCCTCCACGGCCCCAAGCAGCACCCAAAACTCCGGCAGCTCCCACAAGAGCCAAGGCTTGTCCTCCTCATCTCTCAGCTACGCCGGGAAGCACTCGAGCGGCTCCGGCTCTTCAGGACAATCTTACAAATCGCCTTTCGTTGCTGGGTCCCTCTCCAAGCACGGGGcttcttccagcagctcctcctctggAGCTCCTGCCaaccagggcagctcctctgggacTTTGCTCCCCAGCgttccagccccttccccggGCTCGGCCTCCAGCCGCCCGGCCTCCGGCGCCTCCGTGAAGAAACCTCCCGTTTCCCAGAAGCTGACGTTGGTGGCACCTCCCGGAGGCTCCAACGGAGATTCCAGCGGGGGCACCCAGGGCGTGGCCAAGTTGCTGACCTCGTCCCTGAAGCCGGCGGTGGTCAGCAGCACCGCAGCCTCTACCTCTGTGCCG AAAGGAACTAGTGGAGCTGTGCTGCTAACGAGTTCTTCCTCCTTAAGTGTGCTGGCTCCATCCTACAAGTCCAACAACCCAaagctgccagctgccctgagctccacCCCGTTAGGTATTATCTCTCCTCTTCATTCTTTCCCTCTCCATGTCATCTCCTTCAGTTCCGACTCCTCCCCAAAAGCAGGAGTTTCCAAGGATGCAATAGTTACGGGACCTGCTCCGGGAACGTTCCACCATGGCCTCGGGCACA GTCTTCTGGCTGGTTTGCACTCCAGCCCCCACCATGCAGCGCCACTCCCACACTCTGCCCTGTCCACTCATTTACCACAGAGTTTGCCAG atgctTCTCAGCTTCATGGCAAAGGGTCCAATGCACAGCAGCGCAAGTTGTGA
- the SPSB3 gene encoding SPRY domain-containing SOCS box protein 3 isoform X2 has translation MVSLPLQALRAKSSMRGQLQVDSLPWRPTGCRGPEPGQLLEGHWAPGRLCLGEAWSAGRCPCPWQGVERDELEGPSNLVNSVILTALKLPRPAYLSGGSMARRPRSSRAWHFVLSGVRREADGWAGARGWGYDSDGQHSDSDSEPEFSSLSPSIPSALPVTGESYCNCENQSEAPYCSSQHALHRVRDCRCGEEDEYFDWVWDDLNKSTATLLTCDNRKVNFHMEYSCGTAAIRGNRELAEGQHFWEIKMTSPVYGTDMMVGIGTSDVNLDKYRHTFCSLLGKDEDSWGLSYTGLLHHKGDKTNFSSRFGQGSIIGVHLDMWHGTLTFFKNRKCIGVAATKLQNKKFYPMVCSTAAKSSMKVIRSCTSCTSLQYLCCFRLRQLLPDYVDTLDVLPLPPGLKQVLHNKLGWVLSMNYSTSKPSSSSSSSGSDSDSSCGSDAKACQRKRCRRT, from the exons AtggtttctcttcctctccaagCACTGAGAGCAAAGTCTTCCATGAGAGGGCAGTTGCAGGTGGACAGTCTTCCCTGGAGACCGACGGGCTGCAGGGGGCCAGAGCCTGGACAGCTGCTGGAGGGTCACTGGGCACCAGGGAGGCTGTGTCTTGGAGAAGCCTGGTctgctggaaggtgtccctgcccatggcagggggtggaacgaGATGAGCTTgaaggtccttccaaccttgtgaattctgtgattctgacaGCCCTGAAGCTTCCCAGGCCAG CGTACCTGTCCGGGGGCAGCATGGCACGGCGCCCGCGGAGCAGCCGGGCCTGGCACTTCGTCCTGAGCGGGGTGCGGCGCGAGGCCGACGGCTGGGCCGGCGCACGGGGCTGGGGATACGACTCGGACGGGCAG cacagcgaCTCGGATTCGGAGCCGGAGTTTTCCTCCCTGTCTCCCTCCATCCCGAGCGCCCTCCCTGTGACTGGAGAGTCCTACTGCAACTGTGAGAACCAGAGCGAAGCTCCCTACTGCTCCAGCCAGCACGCCCTGCACCGCGTCCGCGACTGCCGCTGCGGCGAGGAGGACGAGT ATTTCGACTGGGTGTGGGATGACCTGAACAAGTCAACGGCCACGCTGCTGACGTGTGACAACCGCAAGGTGAACTTCCACATGGAGTACAGCTGCGGCACGGCCGCCATCCGCGGCAACAGGGAGCTGGCGGAGGGGCAGCACTTCTGGGAGATCAAGATGACCTCCCCGGTGTACGGCACCGACATG ATGGTGGGGATCGGGACGTCGGACGTGAACCTGGACAAGTACCGCCACACCTTCTGCAGCCTGCTGGGCAAGGACGAGGACAGCTGGGGCCTCTCTTACACAG GATTGCTGCATCACAAGGGGGACAAAACAAACTTCTCCTCGAGGTTTGGCCAAGGCTCCATTATTGGGGTGCATTTGGACATGTGGCACGGGACACTCACGTTCTTCAAGAACCGCAAGTGCATAG gggtggcagcCACAAAGCTGCAGAACAAGAAGTTTTACCCCATGGTGTGCTCGACGGCGGCCAAGAGCAGCATGAAGGTGATCCGGTCCTGCACCAGCTGCACGTCCCTGCAGTACCTGTGCTGCTTCCGCCTGCGCCAGCTCCTGCCCGACTACGTGGACACGCTGGAcgtgctgcccctgcccccgGGACTCAAGCAGGTGCTGCACAACAAACTGGGCTGGGTCTTGAGCATGAACTATAGCACCTCgaagccttcctcctcctcctcgtcctcggGGAGCGACTCGGACAGCTCGTGCGGCTCGGATGCGAAGGCCTGCCAAAGGAAGAGGTGCAGGAGGACATAA
- the UBN1 gene encoding ubinuclein-1 isoform X2 yields the protein MTEPHRVSFTTLHGPLSSSFLKRSRKEDGEQPPEPEPAAAAVRITLTLFEPDHKRCPEFFYPDLLKSCRGKVKGGSSGDKKKDLADPFNDEERERHKVEALARKFEEKYGGKRRRKDRIQDLIDMGYGYDESDSFIDNSEAYDELVPASLTTKYGGFYINSGTLQFRQASESEDDYVKEKKKKCPKKRKLKDGGEKIKKKKKDDSYDKEKKSKKSKFPKAGFTALNASKEKKKKKYSGALSVKEMLKKFQKEKDAQKRKDEEQKAVTPSPADAAAPREAEAVADPLLSLFGHASDSDLLQAATAMDSLSELDLERLLSESPEGSPFPEAEDGSDPAGTAVEQEFKQPPSLPEGLPAPLEKRIKELAQAARAAEGEGKQRFFTQDINNIILDIELQTRELSSQVRSGVYAHLAAFFPCSKDTLLKRARRLYLYEQGGRLKEPLQKLKEAIGRAMPEQVARYQEECQAHTQAKFAKMLEEEKDKEQRVCSDDDEDEEKGGKRVTGPRKKFQWNDEIRELLCHLVKIKLDGYALDKNKAQSLEDYVKTFLEGEVKPLWPKGWMQARTLFKESRRVHGHLTSVLAKKKVIASTKVKVKDPSCKPDKKLAVSVSSLHSSSTLAMSSEPQGGALGISAQTRELLSLGTAQAASSTAAPATFKDDSLDEDLIHNPTSSLEAVSKELAVLNSRAAGSPDFTLPAAPKAPPEKIPTLASSEEKRTFPKPTPSPASSSGSLQSPLNFLAEQALALGQSSQDKKTENSNYKEHSCQASPGKILPDAHQAKQKHHSLVRPGHGAPASAPVPGSQVKVFHPGAQLQKTFTSPAPFVKLQNPKSSAPLPQRSLLQQVKSSTKAQSFHSSTAPSSTQNSGSSHKSQGLSSSSLSYAGKHSSGSGSSGQSYKSPFVAGSLSKHGASSSSSSSGAPANQGSSSGTLLPSVPAPSPGSASSRPASGASVKKPPVSQKLTLVAPPGGSNGDSSGGTQGVAKLLTSSLKPAVVSSTAASTSVPKGTSGAVLLTSSSSLSVLAPSYKSNNPKLPAALSSTPLGIISPLHSFPLHVISFSSDSSPKAGVSKDAIVTGPAPGTFHHGLGHNASQLHGKGSNAQQRKL from the exons ATGACAGAGCCCCACAGGGTTTCGTTCACCACTCTGCACGGGCcactgagcagcagcttcctgaaGAGGTCTCGGAaggaggatggagagcagcccccGGAGCCCGagccggcggccgcggccgtGCGCATCACTCTGACCCTCTTCGAGCCGGACCACAAACGCTGCCCGGAGTTCTTCTACCCAGATCTCCTCAAGAGCTGTCGAGGGAAAGTAAAAGGGGGTTCTTCAGGTGACAAG aagaaagacCTGGCTGATCCCTTCAATgatgaggaaagggaaaggcatAAAGTGGAGGCTCTTGCTAGgaagtttgaagaaaaatat GGTGGCAAGAGGCGCAGGAAGGACCGGATTCAGGATTTGATTGATATGGGGTATGGCTATGACGAGTCCGACTCCTTCATCGACAACTCGGAAGCT TACGATGAGCTGGTTCCTGCCTCTCTCACGACGAAGTACGGAGGGTTTTACATCAACTCAGGAACGCTGCAGTTCCGGCAGGCCTCTGAGTCTGAGGATGACTATGtcaaagagaagaagaagaagtgtCCCAAG AAGCGGAAGTTGAAAGATGGgggtgaaaaaataaagaagaagaagaaggatgaTTCTTAcgacaaggaaaagaaatcaaagaagtCCAAGTTTCCAAAAGCTGG CTTCACAGCATTAAATGCAAgtaaggagaagaagaagaagaaatactCGGGAGCTCTCAGCGTCAAGGAGATGCTGAAGAAGTTTCAGAAGGAGAAGGATGCTCAGAAGAGAAAAGACGAAGAGCAGAAAGCCGTGACTCCTTCCCCAGCAGATGCTGCGGCCCCAAGGGAGGCAGAGGCCGTGGCCGACCCTCTGCTGTCCCTCTTCGGCCACGCCAGCGACAGTgacctgctgcaggcagccacagccatgGACTCCTTGAGCGAGCTGGACCTGGAGCGCCTGCTCAGCGAGTCCCCGGagggcagccccttccccgAGGCGGAGGACGGCAGCGACCCCGCGGGCACCGCCGTGGAGCAGGAGTTCAAGCAGCCGCCGTCGCTCCCCGAGGGGCTGCCGGCCCCCCTGGAGAAACGCATCAAGGAGCTGGCCCAG gctgccagagctgccgAGGGAGAAGGCAAGCAGAGATTCTTCACTCAGGACATCAACAACATCATACTGGA CATCGAGCTGCAGACGCGGGAGCTGAGCAGCCAGGTGCGCTCGGGGGTCTACGCTCACCTGGCCGCCTTCTTCCCCTGCAGCAAGGACACCCTGCTGAAGCGAGCCCGCAGGCTGTACCTCTACGAGCAG GGTGGCCGACTGAAGGAGCCTCTGCAGAAGCTGAAGGAAGCCATTGGAAGGgccatgccagagcaggtggCCCGGTACCAGGAGGAATGCCAAGCCCATACTCAGGCCAAGTTTGCCAA GatgctggaagaggaaaaagacaaagagcAGCGAGTTTGTTCCGATGATGATGAGGACgaagaaaagggagggaagcGCGTCACGGGCCCACGGAAGAAATTCCAGTGGAATGATGAAATCAG GGAGCTGCTTTGCCACTTGGTGAAGATTAAGTTGGATGGTTATGCCCTTGACAAGAATAAGGCTCAGTCTCTAGAGGATTATGTGAAGACCTTCCTAGAAGGAGAGGTGAAGCCCCTTTGGCCAAAAGGCTGGATGCAGGCCAG GACACTGTTTAAGGAGAGCAGGCGTGTACACGGACACCTCACATCAGTCCT GGCGAAGAAGAAGGTTATAGCTTCTACTAAGGTGAAAGTGAAG GACCCTTCCTGCAAGCCAGACAAGAAGCTGGCGGTGTCTGTCTCTTCCCTGCACTCAAGCAGCACCTTGGCGATGTCCTCAGAGCCGCAGGGAGGAGCCCTGGGCATCAGTGCCCAAACCAGGGAACTCTTGTCCCTTGGGacagcccaggctgccagcagcaccgcTGCTCCTGCCACCTTCAAGGATGACTCCTTGGACGAGGACTTGATTCACAACCCCACCTCCTCCCTGGAGGCAGTGTCCAAGGAACTGGCTGTGCTGAACAGCAGGGCGGCAGGGAGCCCTGACTTcactcttcctgcagctccaaaAGCTCCACCAGAGAAGATCCCAACTCTCGCATCCTCCGAGGAGAAGAGGACATTTCCAAAGCCCACCCCTTCCCCTGCATCCTCCTCTGGTTCCCTCCAGTCTCCTCTGAACTTCCTAGCTGAGCAGGCCCTGGCCTTGGGCCAGTCTTCTCAAGACAAGAAGACGGAGAACTCTAATTACAAAGAGCATTCCTGCCAAGCTTCCCCCGGCAAAATCCTTCCTGATGCCCACCAGGCTAAACAGAAGCACCACAGCCTGGTCAGGCCAGGCCACGGCGCCCCGGCCTCGGCGCCGGTGCCGGGCTCTCAGGTGAAGGTGTTCCACCCTGGTGCTCAGCTCCAGAAAACCTtcacctccccagctccctttgTCAAACTGCAGAATCCCAAGTCCTCCGCTCCTCTGCCCCAGCgctccctcctccagcaggtCAAGTCCTCAACCAAAGCTCAGAGCTTCCATTCCTCCACGGCCCCAAGCAGCACCCAAAACTCCGGCAGCTCCCACAAGAGCCAAGGCTTGTCCTCCTCATCTCTCAGCTACGCCGGGAAGCACTCGAGCGGCTCCGGCTCTTCAGGACAATCTTACAAATCGCCTTTCGTTGCTGGGTCCCTCTCCAAGCACGGGGcttcttccagcagctcctcctctggAGCTCCTGCCaaccagggcagctcctctgggacTTTGCTCCCCAGCgttccagccccttccccggGCTCGGCCTCCAGCCGCCCGGCCTCCGGCGCCTCCGTGAAGAAACCTCCCGTTTCCCAGAAGCTGACGTTGGTGGCACCTCCCGGAGGCTCCAACGGAGATTCCAGCGGGGGCACCCAGGGCGTGGCCAAGTTGCTGACCTCGTCCCTGAAGCCGGCGGTGGTCAGCAGCACCGCAGCCTCTACCTCTGTGCCG AAAGGAACTAGTGGAGCTGTGCTGCTAACGAGTTCTTCCTCCTTAAGTGTGCTGGCTCCATCCTACAAGTCCAACAACCCAaagctgccagctgccctgagctccacCCCGTTAGGTATTATCTCTCCTCTTCATTCTTTCCCTCTCCATGTCATCTCCTTCAGTTCCGACTCCTCCCCAAAAGCAGGAGTTTCCAAGGATGCAATAGTTACGGGACCTGCTCCGGGAACGTTCCACCATGGCCTCGGGCACA atgctTCTCAGCTTCATGGCAAAGGGTCCAATGCACAGCAGCGCAAGTTGTGA
- the NME3 gene encoding nucleoside diphosphate kinase 3 codes for MICLVLGLFAGLFHSAFGGVNERTFVAIKPDGVQRHLVGEIIRRFERKGLQLVGMKLLQASEELLKEHYLALRDRPFYGRLVKYMSSGPIVAMVWQGLDVVKTVRAMIGETNPAESRPGTIRGDFCVEVSKNVIHGSDSVESAQQEISLWFRPEELPCWEDTAAHWIYE; via the exons ATGATCTGCCTGGTGCTGGGGCTCTTCGCCGGCCTCTTCCACAGTG ccttcGGCGGGGTCAATGAACGAACCTTCGTGGCCATCAAACCGGACGGGGTCCAGCGGCACCTGGTCGGGGAGATCATCCGGCGCTTCGAGAggaaggggctgcagctggtggggatgaagctgctgcag gcctcggaggagctgctgaaggaacaCTACCTCGCCCTCCGGGACCGTCCCTTCTACGGCCGCCTGGTGAAGTACATGAGCTCCGGGCCCATCGTGGCCATG gTCTGGCAGGGCCTGGATGTGGTGAAGACAGTTCGCGCTATGATCGGGGAGACCAATCCAGCTGAATCCAGGCCTGGCACCATCCGAGGAGACTTCTGTGTTGAAGTCAGCAA GAACGTGATCCACGGCAGTGACTCGGTGGAGAGTGCCCAGCAGGAGATCTCGCTCTGGTTCCGCCCGGAGGAGCTGCCGTGCTGGGAGGACACAGCTGCGCACTGGATCTACGAGTGA
- the SPSB3 gene encoding SPRY domain-containing SOCS box protein 3 isoform X1, with translation MVSLPLQALRAKSSMRGQLQVDSLPWRPTGCRGPEPGQLLEGHWAPGRLCLGEAWSAGRCPCPWQGVERDELEGPSNLVNSVILTALKLPRPAYLSGGSMARRPRSSRAWHFVLSGVRREADGWAGARGWGYDSDGQQHSDSDSEPEFSSLSPSIPSALPVTGESYCNCENQSEAPYCSSQHALHRVRDCRCGEEDEYFDWVWDDLNKSTATLLTCDNRKVNFHMEYSCGTAAIRGNRELAEGQHFWEIKMTSPVYGTDMMVGIGTSDVNLDKYRHTFCSLLGKDEDSWGLSYTGLLHHKGDKTNFSSRFGQGSIIGVHLDMWHGTLTFFKNRKCIGVAATKLQNKKFYPMVCSTAAKSSMKVIRSCTSCTSLQYLCCFRLRQLLPDYVDTLDVLPLPPGLKQVLHNKLGWVLSMNYSTSKPSSSSSSSGSDSDSSCGSDAKACQRKRCRRT, from the exons AtggtttctcttcctctccaagCACTGAGAGCAAAGTCTTCCATGAGAGGGCAGTTGCAGGTGGACAGTCTTCCCTGGAGACCGACGGGCTGCAGGGGGCCAGAGCCTGGACAGCTGCTGGAGGGTCACTGGGCACCAGGGAGGCTGTGTCTTGGAGAAGCCTGGTctgctggaaggtgtccctgcccatggcagggggtggaacgaGATGAGCTTgaaggtccttccaaccttgtgaattctgtgattctgacaGCCCTGAAGCTTCCCAGGCCAG CGTACCTGTCCGGGGGCAGCATGGCACGGCGCCCGCGGAGCAGCCGGGCCTGGCACTTCGTCCTGAGCGGGGTGCGGCGCGAGGCCGACGGCTGGGCCGGCGCACGGGGCTGGGGATACGACTCGGACGGGCAG cagcacagcgaCTCGGATTCGGAGCCGGAGTTTTCCTCCCTGTCTCCCTCCATCCCGAGCGCCCTCCCTGTGACTGGAGAGTCCTACTGCAACTGTGAGAACCAGAGCGAAGCTCCCTACTGCTCCAGCCAGCACGCCCTGCACCGCGTCCGCGACTGCCGCTGCGGCGAGGAGGACGAGT ATTTCGACTGGGTGTGGGATGACCTGAACAAGTCAACGGCCACGCTGCTGACGTGTGACAACCGCAAGGTGAACTTCCACATGGAGTACAGCTGCGGCACGGCCGCCATCCGCGGCAACAGGGAGCTGGCGGAGGGGCAGCACTTCTGGGAGATCAAGATGACCTCCCCGGTGTACGGCACCGACATG ATGGTGGGGATCGGGACGTCGGACGTGAACCTGGACAAGTACCGCCACACCTTCTGCAGCCTGCTGGGCAAGGACGAGGACAGCTGGGGCCTCTCTTACACAG GATTGCTGCATCACAAGGGGGACAAAACAAACTTCTCCTCGAGGTTTGGCCAAGGCTCCATTATTGGGGTGCATTTGGACATGTGGCACGGGACACTCACGTTCTTCAAGAACCGCAAGTGCATAG gggtggcagcCACAAAGCTGCAGAACAAGAAGTTTTACCCCATGGTGTGCTCGACGGCGGCCAAGAGCAGCATGAAGGTGATCCGGTCCTGCACCAGCTGCACGTCCCTGCAGTACCTGTGCTGCTTCCGCCTGCGCCAGCTCCTGCCCGACTACGTGGACACGCTGGAcgtgctgcccctgcccccgGGACTCAAGCAGGTGCTGCACAACAAACTGGGCTGGGTCTTGAGCATGAACTATAGCACCTCgaagccttcctcctcctcctcgtcctcggGGAGCGACTCGGACAGCTCGTGCGGCTCGGATGCGAAGGCCTGCCAAAGGAAGAGGTGCAGGAGGACATAA